The DNA sequence GTTCTCGCTGCACATCATGCGCAGCTCGTTCGCCGGGATGCCCGCCCAGTACTTGTCGAGCACGTCCTGGGTGCCGGGCCAAGTCCCGTCGCCGTGCGGGTAGTCCGTCTCGAGCATGATGTTCTCCACCCCGATGACGTGCCGCAGGGCGATGGTGGACGGGTCGTCGAGGGTGCAGAACCAGAAGTTGCGGCGCAGGACGTCGGACGGTCGCTCGTCCCAGCCGAGGCCGTAGCCCGAGCGGTCGATGATGTTGTCGAGCCGGTCGATGAGCATGGGCACCCAGCCGATGCCGCCCTCGCTCATGGCGATCTTCAGCGCGGGGTTGTCCTTGGGGTAGCCCGACCACAGCCACTCCGAGCACGCGCCCAGTGACAGCTGGCCGAACATGGTCGCGCCCAGCTGCAGGCCGGGCGCCCCCTTCGGGTAGGCGTACATCCCCGAGCTGCCCACGTGCAGCGAGATGACGGTGTCGGTCTCGACGCAGGCCGCGATGATCGGGTCCCAGTGCTCGCGGTCCCATAGCGAGGGCAGTCCGATGGCGTGCGGGCGCTCGGGGAAGGTGACGGAGGTGAAGCCGCGCTCGGCATTACGGCGTATTTCCTTGACGGCCTCGACCGGGTCGGTGAGGTAGGTGATGCCGCCGGGGATCACCCTCTCGGGGTATTCGAGGTACCACTCGTTGTAGAGCCAGTCGTTCCACGCCCTGGTGGCGGCGATACCTACCTGGCGGTCCTTCGCGAAGGCGAATACGCGGCCGCAGAAACCGGTGATCTGCGACGGGAAGTTGAGCATGGCCCAGATACCGCCCAAGTCCATGTCCTTGACCCGGGCGTGGATGTCGTAGCAGCCGGGGCGCATCTGGTCGAAGCGGAACGGCTCGTACTTCACCGTCTCTTTGCGCCGGCCGGCGACAGCGTTCATTCCCACCTGCGAATAGATGTCGCCGTCGAACTCCCAGACCTGGGCGCCGTGCTCGTTCTGCACCATCTGCGGCCCGCGGTCGCGCAGGCTGGCGGGCATCCAGGTCTCGAAGAGGTGCGGCGGCTCCACGACGTGGTCGTCCACCGAGATGATCGTGTAGCGGGTGTCCTGCGGCTGCGGCTCGGGGGCGAACAGCGCGGGGTCGAGGTCTTCGGGGGTGAGCGTCATCGGATGCCTCCGGATCGTGTCGCGGGAGTTCGGGCGTCAGGGAAACGTGCATCGAGGGACATGTATCGAGAAATGTGTGAGTATCACTATGTGATAAGATCTATCACTTAGTTCAAGATTAGGAGTGATCCAGATCGCAGTCAAGACATCGGCGACGCTCGCGCGCGGCCTGCGCGTGCTGGAGGCCATCGCGGCGCGACAGCCGGCGGGCCTGGCCGAACTCACCGAGGCGCTGGGTGAGGACAAGAGCGCCCTGCAGCGCGCCCTCGCCACGCTGCACGACACCGGCTGGATCGCCCCGAGCGGGCCGGGCGTCTGGGAACTGACCACCCGCGCGCTGTCGATCGCGGGACACGCCGCCGCATCGTCGCCGGTGGTCGCGCGGGCCCGGCCGCTACTGGGCGCCCTGCGTGATGAGACCGGGGAGACGGCACACCTTGCCCTACTCGACGGCGCCGATCTCGTGGTGGTCGACATCGCCGAGGCCCGCCAGGTGGTGCGCACCGCGCTGTACCCGGGCCAGCGCATCGCCGCTGATGCCAGCGCAGGGGGGCGGGCGGTGTGCGCGGCCCTCGATGCGGCGGCGCGGCGGGCGCTGTTCGCCGATCCGTCCGGGCTGCTGCCCGACGCTGAATACGTGCGTATCGCTGCCCGCGGTTGGGCGGTGTGCGAAGGGGACGTGAAACCGGGGTGGACGAGCATCGCCAGCCCAGTCCGTACTGCGGGCGGGGCGCCGGTCGGAGCCGTCGTGACCAGCGGGCCGGCGCAGCGGCTCACCCCGGACCGCTACGACGGCATCGGTGCGCTGCTGCACGACGTGGCGCTCGAGTTGAGCCGCAGGTGACTTTGCTCGGCGCGTAGTCGGCCGTACGCCCCCGCCGAGTGGTGCAGAACCGGGTGCTCCTCCGCGGATCAGCACCCCGGACGGCCCCACTCGAGGAGCGCACACCCATGATCGACCCGTCACGCCCCGGATGGTCGCGGAGCCCCGCCGGCGCGGTGGCGCTCGACCCTGCGTTGTGGGCGGGCGGCACTTGCGCGACGGAGAACTCCGGGCGGTCTTGCACCCCGGGCGTCAGCACCCACCACGACCACGTACTGCCGGACACGATGCGGCGGTGAAGATCGGGGAGAGACTCGTGCCTGGAAGCCTCTTGGGGCGGACGCCGGCAGCGCCGAACCTGACGCCGGCGGCGCCGAACTTGATGCCGACGCCGCCGTCACCCGCGAGGACGTTCCCGGCCCGCCCTCACCGCGTGATCATCGACGCCATCATCTGCTCGAAGCCCTCGGGGTAGAGCGCGGCCGGCGGCTGCCCGGCACCGGCGGGCGCGTGGAACACCGTGCGCGCGTGGCTGAACTCCACGAATCCTTCGCGCCCGTGGTAGTGGCCCATGCCGGAATCGCCCACGCCGCCGAACGGCGCGTCCTCGAGCCCGGGATGCAGCATGAGGTCGTTGACGGTGACGCCACCGGACGTGGTGCCGTCGAGCACCGTCTGGAGCTCGTCGTCGTCCGTGCCCAGCCAGTACAGCGCCAGCGGCGCGGGCCGCTCGCCCAGGGCGCCGAGCACGTCGTCCACCGTGTCGTAGCCGAGGACCACGACGGCCGGGCCGAACAGCTCCTCGCGCATGACCGCCGTGTCCTCCGGCGGGTCGACCACGACGTGCAGCGGCGTGCGGCGTCCGTCGGGCTGCTCGTCGGGAACGGTTTCGATGCGGGCGCCGCGGGTGCGGGCGTCGTCGACGAGGCCGGCCACGCGCCGGGCATGGCGGTCGTCGACGATGCTGATCGCCCCGGGGTTGCCCTGCACGGTGGGTACGAGCTGCGAGTACGCGCCGGTGAGCGCCGTGACGAACGCGTCGACCGATTCGCGCGGCACGTACACCAGGTCCGGGCTCACGCACAGCTGCCCGCCGTTGCTCGATTTGGCGCCCGCCACCTTTCCGGCGGCTGCGGCCAGGTCCGCGCTGCGCGACACGAGTGTCGGCGACTTCCCGCCCAGCTCCAGCGTCACCGGCACCAGGTTCTCGGCGGCGCTGCGCATCACCGCCCGGCCCACCGACGTGCTGCCGGTGAACACGAGGTGCCCGAAGGGGCGCGTGGTGAACTGCTCGGCCACCGCGGGCCCGCCGGTGACCACGGCGACGTCGAGCGGGTCGATGCGCTCGGTGAAGAGCCGGGCGAGGGTCTCCGCGGTGCGCGGCACCACCTCCGAGGGTTTGAGCACCGCCCGATTGCCCGCGGCCAGCGCCGACGCGAGCGGGCTGAGCAGGGTGAACACCGGGGCGTTCCAGGTGCCCAGGATGCCGACGGTTCCCTTGGGGGTGTATCGGATCTCTGCGGTGGCGCCGTACTGGTCGTAAGGCGCGTACGCCTTGCGGTGTTCCGGTGCCATCCACTCCTCGAGACGGTCCCGCGAGGACTTCAGCGAGCCGAGGGAGCCGAGCACGTCGTTCATGATCGAGTAGCCGCGGTGGCGGCCGCCGAAGTCCTCGTCGACGGCTGTGACGATCGCGTCGTACTCGTCCACCAGAAGGTCGATCACGGCCTGGATGCGGGCGCGGCGCACAGCAGCGGACGGCATCCCCTCGGCGCGGCGCGCCGCGCGCTGGCGGGCGAGGACGTCGTCGAGCGCCGCGATGGCGGCTGCGGCGGAACCGGACTCTGCGACGGTGGTCATACGTGCTCCTCAACCTCGGGGTCGGACCGGTTCGACGCTAGAACGGCTGTGACCGACGCGACAGGGAATTCCTGCACAGTGGAACTGTGCTGCGGTGCAGGCAGATCGGGCCGGTAGACCTGGAGTACCGACTAGCCAGGAGGACACATGCGCACGCGGGGAGCAGTCATCAAGCAGGCGCCGGGGACGTTCGAGGTGGTGGACCTGGAACTGGACGAGCCGCGCCGCGACGAGATCATGGTGCGCATGGTCGCGTCGGGCCTGTGCCACTCGGACGCACACATCGCGGCGGGCGACCACGCGGTGAACAACTACCCGATATGCGGCGGACACGAGGGTGCGGGCGTCGTGGAGCGCGTGGGTCCGGAAACCGAGGGCTTCGCGGTGGGTGACCACGTGGTGTTCTCGTTCCTCGCCGCCTGCGGCAAGTGCCGGTGGTGCGCGTCGGGCATGCAGAACCTGTGCGACCGGGGCGCCGCGA is a window from the Tomitella gaofuii genome containing:
- a CDS encoding IclR family transcriptional regulator, which codes for MIQIAVKTSATLARGLRVLEAIAARQPAGLAELTEALGEDKSALQRALATLHDTGWIAPSGPGVWELTTRALSIAGHAAASSPVVARARPLLGALRDETGETAHLALLDGADLVVVDIAEARQVVRTALYPGQRIAADASAGGRAVCAALDAAARRALFADPSGLLPDAEYVRIAARGWAVCEGDVKPGWTSIASPVRTAGGAPVGAVVTSGPAQRLTPDRYDGIGALLHDVALELSRR
- a CDS encoding amidohydrolase family protein, which encodes MTLTPEDLDPALFAPEPQPQDTRYTIISVDDHVVEPPHLFETWMPASLRDRGPQMVQNEHGAQVWEFDGDIYSQVGMNAVAGRRKETVKYEPFRFDQMRPGCYDIHARVKDMDLGGIWAMLNFPSQITGFCGRVFAFAKDRQVGIAATRAWNDWLYNEWYLEYPERVIPGGITYLTDPVEAVKEIRRNAERGFTSVTFPERPHAIGLPSLWDREHWDPIIAACVETDTVISLHVGSSGMYAYPKGAPGLQLGATMFGQLSLGACSEWLWSGYPKDNPALKIAMSEGGIGWVPMLIDRLDNIIDRSGYGLGWDERPSDVLRRNFWFCTLDDPSTIALRHVIGVENIMLETDYPHGDGTWPGTQDVLDKYWAGIPANELRMMCSENAAKLYRHPLPATVLPRDGQER
- a CDS encoding aldehyde dehydrogenase family protein, coding for MTTVAESGSAAAAIAALDDVLARQRAARRAEGMPSAAVRRARIQAVIDLLVDEYDAIVTAVDEDFGGRHRGYSIMNDVLGSLGSLKSSRDRLEEWMAPEHRKAYAPYDQYGATAEIRYTPKGTVGILGTWNAPVFTLLSPLASALAAGNRAVLKPSEVVPRTAETLARLFTERIDPLDVAVVTGGPAVAEQFTTRPFGHLVFTGSTSVGRAVMRSAAENLVPVTLELGGKSPTLVSRSADLAAAAGKVAGAKSSNGGQLCVSPDLVYVPRESVDAFVTALTGAYSQLVPTVQGNPGAISIVDDRHARRVAGLVDDARTRGARIETVPDEQPDGRRTPLHVVVDPPEDTAVMREELFGPAVVVLGYDTVDDVLGALGERPAPLALYWLGTDDDELQTVLDGTTSGGVTVNDLMLHPGLEDAPFGGVGDSGMGHYHGREGFVEFSHARTVFHAPAGAGQPPAALYPEGFEQMMASMITR